The following proteins come from a genomic window of Natrinema saccharevitans:
- a CDS encoding DUF7527 domain-containing protein, with amino-acid sequence MDPRTQERVEEWDSRPFSGGFDGLSDLAAADFSGAVSGHGTWLFMLNGRIVGVVDGDIDDFETASGTRYEAPHPSLPLLCAMEERGGDTRAKYYTNETPLREVDNTLQSGSFTGYVELSENVLSGDYYAVYYGGRRMAAAYIGNAERLLTGEEAFERAADEVGIYEVIDVEIDVTDVPVDDEPASASATDSAADSSPAADTEPASGTGAAGGHSEIGADPAPETTASADDGPATDSTDSSIEPIDVSGSDSTEADPIEDVTADDPESIEGVADDASSLSSEIDLAEDPSGITATDEVDTEPEPTGITDAESAIDTDPSGGRVSDTDAIAGTGSVTESVTEEVDRQDPADTGSTSQPDVDRQTTESTAPTITESEDGADDDPTGTEPAVAAGAAEPADDASDSSGTTGSETDRPDDPDLAEVEAAAEELERNGISWVDESDDEDPTADDAETPDGDLEEELEREEQWRETRRIPSIDPDNSESEAESDGRSRSGDRSATAAGSRSSDGRGDSSAAQPASTTAKATATGASRDARDRAAGGGDADASGRSAETDAASERVAALTEKLETLQERYEALETTAEELEAERDRLRSENDELSSTVERLQSRIESLEAELERAREADSETADAGASTQLSVQRALAGTNLFVRYASKSQPTLETAHDGDADRSEVASNLQLEHHTQFESADAAVDGRPYDEFLAASMEYRFVDWLTATLLYEIRDTGNADGLGDLYDAIPRIDRAELGATISLADDDTEDVPDEVTFDIVAFDKMGNPLVLVALNDSREPATQDTLEELEAAASAVKANYPDLAAAIAVTSSYFEPGALEVAEQATSGGLLSRGSKLSYVNLSRKTGYHLCLVESRSEGFHMNVPEL; translated from the coding sequence ATGGACCCGCGCACGCAAGAGCGCGTCGAGGAGTGGGACTCCCGCCCGTTCAGCGGCGGTTTCGATGGCCTCTCCGATCTCGCTGCCGCCGATTTCTCGGGTGCCGTCTCGGGACACGGCACGTGGCTCTTTATGCTCAACGGCCGGATCGTCGGCGTCGTCGACGGCGACATCGACGATTTCGAAACCGCCTCGGGGACTCGCTACGAGGCACCACACCCGTCGCTGCCGCTGCTCTGTGCGATGGAGGAACGCGGCGGCGACACGAGGGCGAAATACTACACCAACGAGACGCCGCTCCGGGAGGTCGACAACACCCTCCAGAGCGGCTCGTTTACCGGCTACGTCGAGCTGAGCGAGAACGTTCTCAGCGGCGACTACTACGCCGTCTACTACGGCGGTCGCCGGATGGCCGCCGCCTACATCGGCAACGCCGAACGGCTGCTGACGGGCGAGGAGGCCTTCGAGCGCGCGGCCGACGAGGTCGGCATCTACGAGGTCATCGACGTCGAGATCGACGTGACCGACGTCCCGGTCGACGACGAGCCGGCGTCCGCGAGTGCGACCGATAGCGCGGCCGACTCGAGTCCGGCGGCGGACACCGAACCGGCGTCCGGGACCGGAGCGGCCGGGGGGCACTCCGAGATCGGTGCCGACCCGGCGCCCGAAACGACCGCGTCCGCAGACGACGGCCCGGCGACCGACTCGACGGACTCGTCGATCGAGCCGATCGACGTTTCGGGGTCGGATTCGACCGAGGCCGATCCGATCGAAGACGTGACTGCCGACGACCCCGAGTCGATCGAGGGCGTGGCCGACGACGCGTCGTCGCTGTCGTCCGAGATCGATCTGGCGGAGGATCCGTCGGGGATCACCGCGACCGACGAGGTCGATACCGAGCCCGAACCGACCGGTATTACCGACGCGGAGTCGGCCATCGATACCGACCCGTCGGGCGGTCGAGTGTCTGACACCGACGCCATCGCCGGCACCGGTTCGGTGACGGAATCCGTGACCGAGGAAGTCGACCGGCAAGACCCCGCCGATACCGGATCGACGTCCCAGCCCGATGTCGACCGGCAGACGACGGAGTCGACCGCCCCCACGATCACCGAATCCGAAGACGGGGCCGACGACGACCCGACCGGGACGGAGCCGGCGGTGGCTGCCGGCGCGGCCGAACCCGCCGACGATGCCTCCGACTCGAGCGGGACGACCGGGTCCGAGACGGACCGGCCCGACGACCCGGATCTCGCCGAGGTCGAGGCGGCGGCCGAGGAACTGGAGCGAAACGGCATTTCGTGGGTCGACGAGAGCGACGACGAGGACCCGACGGCCGACGACGCCGAGACGCCCGACGGCGACCTCGAGGAGGAACTCGAGCGCGAGGAGCAGTGGCGGGAGACGCGGCGCATTCCGTCGATCGACCCGGACAACAGCGAGTCGGAGGCGGAGTCCGACGGACGCTCGCGGTCGGGCGACCGGTCCGCGACGGCGGCCGGGTCCCGGTCGAGCGACGGACGGGGCGACTCGAGCGCGGCGCAACCCGCCTCGACGACGGCGAAGGCGACCGCGACGGGAGCGAGTCGAGACGCACGCGACCGGGCCGCCGGTGGCGGGGACGCCGACGCGAGCGGGCGGTCGGCCGAGACCGACGCCGCGAGCGAGCGAGTCGCCGCGCTGACCGAGAAGCTCGAGACGCTCCAGGAGCGATACGAGGCTCTCGAGACGACGGCCGAGGAACTCGAGGCCGAACGCGACCGACTGCGCTCGGAGAACGACGAACTCTCGTCGACGGTCGAGCGGCTCCAGTCCCGGATCGAGAGCCTCGAGGCGGAACTCGAGCGGGCGCGAGAAGCCGACAGTGAAACGGCCGACGCCGGTGCCAGCACCCAGCTCTCGGTCCAGCGAGCGCTCGCGGGGACGAACCTCTTCGTCCGGTACGCCTCGAAGAGTCAGCCGACCCTCGAGACGGCCCACGACGGCGACGCCGACCGCAGCGAGGTCGCGTCGAACCTGCAACTCGAACACCACACGCAGTTCGAGTCGGCGGACGCGGCCGTCGACGGCCGTCCCTACGACGAGTTCCTCGCCGCCTCGATGGAGTACCGGTTCGTCGACTGGCTCACCGCGACCTTGCTGTACGAGATCCGCGACACCGGTAACGCCGACGGGCTGGGCGATCTCTACGACGCGATTCCCCGCATCGACCGGGCCGAACTCGGCGCGACGATTTCGCTCGCGGACGACGACACCGAGGACGTCCCCGACGAGGTCACCTTCGACATCGTCGCGTTCGACAAGATGGGGAATCCGTTAGTGCTGGTCGCGCTCAACGACTCGCGAGAGCCCGCGACTCAGGACACCCTCGAGGAACTCGAGGCGGCCGCCTCGGCAGTCAAGGCC
- a CDS encoding UPF0058 family protein, which yields MHKDELLELHEELVVIMEYFSEREEVDETLFDPYRQLDVDPSHVHKSKSEHKHAVFVLGNALASAMSEDEFSSAGRIGKRMKELAEDAESKI from the coding sequence ATGCATAAAGACGAACTTCTCGAGCTCCACGAAGAACTCGTCGTTATCATGGAGTACTTCTCGGAGCGCGAGGAGGTCGACGAAACGCTGTTCGATCCCTACCGCCAACTCGACGTCGATCCATCGCACGTCCACAAGTCCAAGAGCGAACACAAACACGCCGTCTTCGTGCTGGGCAACGCCCTGGCGAGCGCGATGAGCGAGGACGAGTTCTCGAGCGCCGGCCGGATCGGCAAGCGGATGAAGGAACTGGCCGAGGACGCCGAATCGAAGATTTAA
- a CDS encoding DUF998 domain-containing protein yields MTETKRLATYCGIAAPLVTLGAILIATLVAPPETFTWRTRALSDMGRYGAPTFPLFNGGLIVGGLIGLPFAWRLWTASRNRLERAGIALLVVTVVGQIGVGIFFLEHTAVYLERSLHPVAALSVFGVAPFAGWVYGTGAARAGDTRLAVASIAIGFVHPLTWAGWVLALDGAVDTDTWFAVPEFVAAVAFGSWILLLAVTIAYRHDDPDWSAR; encoded by the coding sequence ATGACTGAGACGAAACGGCTCGCGACCTACTGTGGCATCGCCGCCCCGCTCGTCACGCTCGGGGCTATCCTCATCGCGACGCTCGTGGCTCCCCCCGAGACGTTTACCTGGCGCACGCGAGCGCTCTCGGACATGGGCCGGTACGGTGCGCCGACGTTCCCGCTGTTCAACGGCGGGCTGATCGTCGGCGGGCTGATCGGACTGCCCTTCGCGTGGCGGCTGTGGACGGCGAGCCGCAACCGCCTCGAGCGGGCCGGCATCGCATTGCTCGTGGTGACGGTGGTCGGACAGATCGGGGTCGGGATCTTCTTCCTCGAGCATACGGCCGTCTACCTCGAGCGGAGCCTTCACCCCGTCGCGGCGCTTTCGGTCTTCGGCGTCGCCCCGTTCGCGGGCTGGGTCTACGGAACCGGCGCGGCGCGGGCCGGCGACACGCGGCTGGCCGTCGCGTCGATCGCGATCGGGTTCGTCCACCCGCTGACGTGGGCGGGCTGGGTACTGGCGCTAGACGGCGCGGTCGATACCGACACGTGGTTTGCCGTCCCGGAGTTCGTTGCCGCCGTCGCCTTCGGCAGCTGGATCCTCCTGCTCGCGGTCACGATCGCGTACCGGCACGACGATCCCGACTGGTCGGCGCGCTGA
- a CDS encoding ABC transporter ATP-binding protein: protein MANGHLLTTAAEDGTREPTGAPTADEAVLELDGIAKRYGSEDVIGDLSLSVRDGEILTLLGPSGCGKTTTLRLIAGLERPNDGRVRLEDDTVAGEGRFVPPEQRDVGVVFQDFALFPHLSARENVAFGLKEWDESERDARVDELLELVGLADHCDDYPDELSGGQQQRIALARSLAPEPEMLLLDEPFSNLDVDLRVEMREEVRRIIKETGVTAVSVTHDQEEALSISDRVAVMNDGDIEQIDTPQRVFQQPESRFVAGFLGHASFLSGEVHGDHVDTALGRVLRDDVNGLAHQYDGSVVDLLVRPDDVTAYPADGSEADGRVVYRRYLGPTVLYRVELDGGETIECMHNHSDRIDLDERVGVRVTADHDLAWFPADHREDETDAAAVAADD, encoded by the coding sequence ATGGCGAACGGACACCTACTTACTACGGCCGCCGAGGACGGAACGCGGGAACCCACCGGAGCGCCGACGGCCGACGAGGCGGTCCTCGAGCTCGACGGCATCGCCAAACGATACGGCAGCGAGGACGTCATCGGCGACCTGTCGCTGTCGGTTCGCGACGGCGAGATCCTGACCCTGCTCGGCCCCTCCGGCTGTGGCAAGACCACGACGCTTCGGTTGATCGCCGGACTCGAGCGCCCCAACGACGGCCGGGTTCGCTTGGAAGACGACACGGTTGCCGGTGAGGGCCGGTTCGTGCCGCCGGAGCAACGCGACGTCGGAGTCGTCTTTCAGGATTTCGCCCTCTTCCCACATCTGAGCGCACGCGAAAACGTCGCCTTCGGGCTGAAAGAGTGGGACGAGAGCGAACGCGACGCTCGCGTCGACGAACTGCTCGAACTCGTCGGGCTCGCGGACCACTGCGACGACTACCCGGACGAACTCTCGGGCGGCCAGCAACAGCGGATCGCGCTCGCCCGATCGCTCGCGCCCGAGCCGGAGATGCTGTTGCTCGACGAGCCCTTCTCGAACTTGGACGTGGACCTCCGCGTCGAGATGCGCGAGGAGGTCCGCCGGATCATCAAGGAAACGGGCGTGACCGCCGTCTCGGTCACCCACGACCAAGAGGAGGCGCTGTCGATCTCCGACCGGGTCGCCGTGATGAACGACGGCGACATCGAACAGATCGACACCCCACAGCGGGTCTTCCAACAGCCCGAGTCGCGGTTCGTCGCGGGCTTTCTCGGCCACGCCAGCTTCCTCTCGGGCGAGGTCCACGGCGATCACGTCGACACCGCGCTCGGGCGCGTCCTCCGCGACGATGTCAACGGACTCGCCCACCAGTACGACGGCAGCGTCGTCGACCTGCTGGTGCGGCCCGACGACGTGACGGCCTACCCGGCGGACGGCTCGGAGGCCGACGGCCGGGTCGTCTACCGCCGCTATCTCGGTCCGACGGTCCTCTACCGGGTCGAACTCGACGGCGGCGAAACCATCGAGTGCATGCACAACCACTCCGACCGGATCGATCTCGACGAACGCGTCGGCGTCCGCGTCACCGCCGATCACGACCTCGCGTGGTTCCCCGCCGACCACCGCGAGGATGAGACCGACGCGGCCGCGGTCGCCGCCGACGACTGA
- a CDS encoding DUF5793 family protein produces MRREHFTLDVTHIDWVETDGEPRKPSVSIDFTGPATMLRERLTGPDGDVLEASETDVALRLQEPLGDDTTGVVSVTNRITGEFILELNEDADDVLQFIRAARGYGEAATEDEGRYEVTITLDGDSFVSYDKGTFLVYDDDGSLLRQHSLIPSGVEL; encoded by the coding sequence ATGAGGCGCGAGCACTTCACGTTAGACGTCACGCACATCGACTGGGTCGAGACCGACGGCGAACCCCGAAAGCCATCGGTATCGATCGACTTCACCGGCCCGGCGACGATGCTTCGCGAGCGCCTGACTGGTCCCGACGGCGATGTCCTCGAGGCGAGCGAGACCGATGTCGCGCTCCGACTCCAGGAACCGCTCGGGGACGACACGACTGGCGTCGTGAGCGTGACCAACCGGATCACCGGCGAGTTTATTCTCGAACTCAACGAGGACGCCGACGACGTCCTGCAGTTCATCCGCGCAGCCCGGGGATACGGCGAGGCGGCCACCGAGGACGAGGGCCGCTACGAGGTCACGATCACGCTCGACGGCGACTCGTTCGTCAGCTACGACAAGGGGACGTTCCTCGTTTACGACGACGACGGCAGCCTGCTTCGCCAGCACAGCCTGATCCCGAGCGGCGTCGAACTCTAG